The following nucleotide sequence is from SAR324 cluster bacterium.
ATTGTCCATTTTAAGATTTTATCAATTGTGCTGAAATTTTGACACGAACATTCCGATACAGGGAAAAAATGCCAGAAATCAGTCGTTTTTTAGGGATAATCATTCGAATGTATATTCGTGAACATGCGCCTGCACACTTTCATGCGGAATATGGTGAATATGAAATTACTGTGGAAATTGATACAGGTATTGTAACAGGTAAATTTCCAAGAAGAGCACTAAATGCTGTTCTTGAATGGTACTTACTGCATCAAACAGAACTCAAGGCCAATTGGAATGCCGCCCTGGAACGAAAACCATTGTCACCCATTGAACCCTTGGAGTAGAAAATATGTTTATTCATGTAACACAGGCTAAATACATTGATGAGTATAAAGTATGGTTGTCCTTTAATGATGGCGTAGACGGGTCGATTGATTTGTCTGAAGAATTGGATGGTGAAATTTTTGAACCATTGAAAGAAAAATCGTATTTTAAAACTTTTGTACTTGAAGGGCATACCTTGTCCTGGAGTAACGGAGCTGATTTTGCTCCGGAGTTTTTACGGGAAAAAATCATTTGAATACACCCTCTCATTCGCAAATTTGACGTAACTCAATCCGTCTCTTTTTCATGGAGAAGCTCATGAAAGTGATCCCAATTAGCTGTTTGCACGATAATTATTCCTACCTGATCATTTGTCCAACGACAGGGCAAACCGCGGTGGTGGATCCCTCAGAAGCCGTACCGGTTCTGGAACAACTCAAGTCTCTCAACCTGACATTGCATGTGATTCTAAACACGCACCATCATTGGGATCATGTGGATGGAAATCCCCGTCTGACCAAAGAGTTTCCCGGAATCCCGGTGTATGCTCATGTTTCAGACAAGGAACGACTTCCTCAGCAAACAGTTTTTCTGGAAGAGGGAGACACTGTCCAGATCGGTGAGCTGAAAGCCCGTGTGATTCATAACCCCGGTCACACAACCGGAGCCATTTCTTATTATTTCGAACACGGTGTTTTCACTGGCGACACATTATTCGGAGGCGGATGTGGAAGATTGTTTGAAGGTTCCCCGGAAACCATGTATCACTCGCTCAATGAAAAACTGGGGAAACTTCCAGAGTCTACCCCGGTTTTCTGTGGGCATGAATACACCGAGAACAACCTCCGTTTCGCCGCGTCCATCGAACCCGGAAACACTACCTTACAGCAACGCTTGCAACAGGTTCATCAATTGCGTGCCAAGGGACAGATGACCGTGCCTTCAACTCTTGGCGAAGAGAAAGCGACCAATCCTTTTCTGCGCTGTGACAGTCAGGAAATACAGCAATATGTCAGGAAAAAAACGCCAGCCTGTGACCTTACACCTGTTGAAGTGTTCAGGGTTATCAGGGAACTAAAGAACCATTGGTGAAAACAAATTTTCATTTTTTAAACAAACAGGAACATTTATGCGATTTATTGAAACTCCACTGAAAGGAGCGTTTGTGATTGAACCGGTGGTGCATCAGGACCATCGTGGATTTTTTACTGAAACCTACAAGGAACCCCTGTTCAGAGAGCATGGACTGACCGCTGTTTTTATTCAGGATAACCACGCGCGTTCCGAGCAACCCGGTGTGTTGAGAGGACTGCATTATCAGGAACCGCCCCATGCCCAGACCAAATTCATCAGGGCTCTGCGGGGGAGTATCTTTGACGTGATTGTTGATATTCGCAAAGGTTCACAAACCTATGGACAGCATTTCAGCATTGAGTTGAGTGATAAAAACTTCAAAATGTTGTGGGTGCCTGTCGGTTTCGCCCATGGCTACTGCACCCTTGAACTCGGCACCGAAGTGGCCTATAAGGTTGATTCCCTGTATGCCCCAAAACAGGAAGGCGGGATTATCTGGAATGATCCTGATCTTGGCATTCAATGGCCTGTCGAACAACCAGTCCTGTCGGACAAGGATGGAAAAATGCCTCAGTTGAAAAATTTTGATTCCCCCTTTTCCTGTCATTCTTCTGAAGTCTGATATCGGCTTCCGGAAAAGTTTTTCCGGAAAGTTTCCGCACGCTGACATAAGCCTGCTGATCACCGCGGGTATCATCCTCTGGCTCATGCTTTTCCCGCTGGCCCATCGAACAGCCTCAGCTTTTGAGCAACCGATGATCGAAGCGGGGATGGGCTATTTCGAAGGCTATTCTCCACATTATCTGGGGTCCAATCATTATCATTTCGCCAGTTTCCCGTTTCCGGTGCTGGTGGTACGTCTCGACCGATTGCAGGCCGGAGACAACACACGTTTGTTCCTGTTTGAAAACGACAATCTTCTGCTGGATATCAGTTTGGACGGACGACTCCCTGTGGACAGTGATCCTGTGGATGCGGGACAGCCTAAAGGTGCCGAACGACAGGATTCCATGCTGTTCCGCAACACCAACTACACCCGTCGTGGCATGCCGAATCTTCCGGTTGCCGGATTTGCCGGGCTAAAGCTCAAATGGTACATGAATGAATGGCTTTATGTGAAAATACCATTTGTAACCGGAGTCACGTTGGGAAACGGGTTTTTACCGGTTGGAAACACCATGGCCCCTGAAATCAGTCTCGATCTCTTCGGACGACATTCGTCCAACATGCTCAAATTTAGTGTTTCATCCACGTTGGCTGATTCCAGTTATATGAATTATTATTATCAGGTTTCCCCACAGTATGCCCTGCCCGACCGACCGGTATTCAAACCGGAACCGGGTCTGGTGGACATCACCTGGGAATTGATTGCGGGCATGAAATTGAAACCGTTTTTATGGATTGGCGGAGTTTTGTATCTGCATGATATGCGCAACTCCAGAGTTTTGGACAGTCCGCTGGTGGTTGCTCCGATAAGTCACAGTGTGGGCGTTGGCTTGACCTTTCATTTCTGGCAAAGCGACATCATGGTCTATTCCTGGAAATAAGATTGACCGGGCTCACTTGTCCTCAAAACTGGTCACACCTTGCCAGTCTGAAACAACCCCGACCTGCTGATAATGTTGGCAGCGTTTCAGATGAATACCAGCGCAACGGTCTTCAGGAACCTGAATCAGGTAATCCTCATACAATTTTGCGGCCTCGATAAACCGGCCGGACTCATACAGACTCCGTGCCTCTTCAAAGCTTGATAGATTCAGAGTTTTACGATCCCGCAATTCCTGATGATCCGCATCAAACACTTCATACACCGCCGTGGGTTTTTCCTTTCCTTTGAACTGAACACGATCAATGAGCCTGATACGATATATTTCGGGTTGTGGTAACTGGAGAAGGGTGTCTTCGCTCATCAACAGCGGAACACCATAGGTTTTGGTCAGGCCTTCCAGTCGTGATGCGCTATTCACAGCATCGCTGATCACTGTGCCATCCATCCGGTTCTTGCTGCCGATGGTTCCCAGCATCAAATCGCCAGTGTTGATGCCGATACCGATTTTGATTCCGCTATAACCCGATTCCCGGCGGACTTCATTGTAGATTTCAAGTCGTTGTAACATCTGTATTCCTGCATCCACAGCATTTTGAGCGTTTCCTGAAAACAACGCCATGATGGCATCACCGATGTACTTGTCGATGAAACCACCGTTGCTTGTGATCACAGGTTCCATCTGGCTGAGATAGGCATTGATGAACCGGAAGGTATCACGGGGCGTCATGGTTTCAGAAAGTGTGGTGAAGGAGCGGATGTCAGAAAAAAGAATGCTCATGTTTTCCATCACGTTGTCTCCCAGACGGACGTCCACGATGCTGTCTTTGTGCAGATGTTCCAGAAATTTATGCGGCACAAACCGGTTAAAAGCGTTGCTTGTGCGTGACAGTGACAGATGGGTGCTGATGCGGGCCAGCAATTCTTCCCGATTGAAAGGCTTGATCAGATAATCATTGGCTCCGTCTTTTAAGCCCTGCAACAAATCATTGATCTGACTTTTTGCCGTGAGCATGATCACCGGCAATTCGGTGGCTGAGTAATCCTGTCTTAATTTCTGACACACTTCATAGCCACTCATCCGGGGCATCATGAGATCCAGCAGGATCAGATCCGGACGCTCTTTTTCCATCAACTCCAAAGCATGGATACCATCATTTGCCTGTATCACATGATAGTTGCTGGCACTCAGGTAGTTGTTCAATACCTGGAGATTTACCGGTTCATCATCCACAATCATGATCGAACCCACGGCATTTTTGGGAGAAATGGACCTGGTTACAGAATATCCGGAATTCTCGCGGGATTGTGCCTGGGTGTCCGTATCGAAGGAATTCCTGATACGTGATAATTCAAGAAGGGCATCCCGTGTTTTTGCGGATTCCTGTGATTCCCGCATGTCAGAAATTTCGAGGTCAAAGGTAAACGTCGTGCCAATTCCAAGTGTGCTTGAAACTTCAATCGTCCCGCCGTGCAATTCCACCAATTTCCGGGTGATTGCCAACCCAAGGCCCGTTCCTCCATATTCACGGGATACAGAGCCATCGGCCTGTTCAAAGGAATGAAAAATCACTTCCAGTTTTTCTGAAGCAATCCCGATTCCTGTATCGGTAATGCTGATTCTGGCACGTCCATCCCGTTGTTCCGCATGCAGGGTGATTTCGCCCTGATGGGTGAATTTCAGGGCATTGCCCAGAAGATTCAGCAAAATTTGCTGTAACCGGTTTTCATCTGCCATTAAAAACGGAAAATCGGGTGGAATCTGATTGAGGATGAGGACCGATTTATTCCGCATCAGGGGTTTCATGAGCATCTGAATCATGGTCAACATGCTGAAAAGATCGACCGGTTGCAGTTTCAATTCAAGATCATGATGGCGCATTTTGGAGAAATCGAGAATATCATTGATCAGGTTGCTCAAGCGTTTGCCGCTGGTAACAATCATTTCCAGATTTTCCCGAACCTGCTCAGAAATTCGTCCTGCGGTTCCTTCAAGCAGTGAATCCGCAATGCCGATAATGCCATTCAGGGGGGTTCTCAATTCATGCGAGGTATTGGCCAGAAATTCATCCTTCATGGCATTGGCCTGCTTGAGCGCGAATTCTGATTCTTTTCTGGGGGTGATATCTCTCAGGCCAACAACCCTGACAGGTTTTCCCTGATAGATCTGGGCACTGACCACAATTTCAGCATAAAAAGTCGTTTTGTTTTTCCTGATCCCTAAAAGTTCATAGGAGCTATCTGTATCAGTATACATTTTATTGCGGGCGATTTCCTGAAACTTGGGGTGAATGAGTTCAATCACGGTCATTCCCTTGAATTCCTCCAGTTTATAGCCCAGCAATTTGGCACTGCCGGGATTGGCTTCAAGCACCACCCCTTTTTCATGAATCAGGATTCCGTCAAAGGCCGTATCAATCAGTCGTCGGAAGCGTTCCTCATTTTCTTTGGTTGCCTGGCGGGCCATTTGTTCCTGTTTCAGCAATGCCGCCTGCGTCTTGTCATTTTCCTGTTTGATGACGCTGATTCGATCAGCAAGTGCCAGTGACAGCAAGACGACTTCCAGCATGGAGCCAATCTGAATGCCATATTCTGTGACGAAATTATGTGGTAGCAACCCGAAATTTTTCAGAATCGTCAAAGCGATACCGATCAACAGAGAAGTCCAGGCGATCATGAAATAACGGGCAGGTCGGTATTGACGGAACAGACAGAGGATTCCATTGATTAAAATAACAGCAGAGGTCAACAGTGCGGTCAACACCAGCGGACGGATGATCAGTTCGTAGGGCAGTGTCAATGATAGAATCAACTCAACCGCAAGAAGCCCCATGAGTCCGATGGAAATTTTATTGAGGTTTGGCGTAAAACGGGCTGATTGCAGGAAGGATCTTGAAAACTGGAGCATCCAGAACCAGGTGAAACATAAAAAGAAAGGGAAACTGTGATTCCCCCACCAGATCTGCTCAGGCCATAAATATTGAAAGGCCAGACCGTTATAAATGCCCTGGAGCAAGGCATAGCCCATGATATAAAGCACATAGAATAAATAGTTCCGGTCCTTGACCGTCAGGAACACAAACAGATTGTAGACAATCATCACAATCATGCTTCCATAATAGATTCCAAGTGCCAACTGCTCACGACTGACTTTTTCGGCAAGTCCTTTGGCGCTTCGGAGATTCAGTTCAATATTGACCGAACCTGTCGTTTTGAACCGCATGTAGTAATCTTTCTGCTTACCTGAAGGAACCTTGAGAGAGAAAATAAAATCACGGTGAGAAATATCCCGCATATAAAACGGGTAATGATCTCCGGTTTTACGTACATCGACATCGCCATACCCTGACAATGTGTAGAGTTCAATGGAGTCAATGAGAGGGTATCCATTTTCGAGAAAGAGTTCCATGTCATGGGCACCCGTGTTGATGATGGAAAATCGCACCCAATGAGCCGCACTGGCAAAACCGAAACCGGGTGAATCGGTCGAGGACGGCTGGAATTTTTCTGTCAACTCAGGAAATTTGAGAAACTTCTGGATGGTTTCACTGTGGTCAGGATCTACCAGAATATCCAGCGATTTTCCCATGGACTGACTGACAAAATCTTCATTCACCCTGACGGGTTCAGCGGCCTGAACCCATGGGCTTATCCACAACACAAAGGCTAACAACCACCCTGCCTGTTTCAGTCGGGATTTTACTAAATTCATAGATCCTCGTTCTTAAAAAAAAGATTTCAGTATTTGCTGAGTTGGTCTGCTGAGCAGACGCAAGGAGTTCATCACCTATTAGTGAAATTACAGGTCGTATAACATACTCACCCCTGAAACGCATTACAAAAAACAGCGAAGGCTTTTTGAATGATGACCTATGGCACAATCGATACGATGCGTTTCATTCTTGAAAAAATAATTATAATTTCTTGGATTCCACTGTTGACATTTCAATTATAAATTGATTACAAGCGATATAAGCATGTTGTGTGCTATCAAAATTGCGGATTGTGTAGTCTGCAATTATTCATGAATGTCGTTAAAATGGGGAGATGTATGATAATAAAAAAACTGTTTTATACCGCGGTGGCTTCGATGCTGTGTGGGGGAACACTCTTGGCTCAGGAAGCACCAAAAAAGACAGAGGCTACTTTGATCACCAAAGGCTCTGTCAATGCTTATGCCAAAATGCAGGACAATTATATCACTCCTCTTGATCTCGGATCAGGAGACCGTCATGGCGCCAATAACCGCTCCAATCAGACATCCCGTGCCACCGGCAATCTGACGTTCATCACGACCAGCGGCAGTGTCGGTGAATCAGACGGAAGAAATATTCCGCAGATGGTGGGTGTGGCCGTCATTAAAATGGATGCCAATGATCCGGATCATCCCTCAACAATTCCAACCGCGACATCCGGTGAAGCCAGTGCCGGAGGAAAAAATGACACCCGTGTTTACCTGGGCGATGTCTGGGCACGTTATTCACCATGGCTACCATTGGGCATCAAGATTGGATACCAGTCGTTTGCGTCAACTTCTGTGGCCGCGGGTACCAAGGTGTATGACGGCGATGCTGAAGACGACTTTCAGGCATTTCGTGGTGCGACCACACTCAAGGAAGTTCCTGGAATCAGCCTTGATTTTCACCCTATGAAAGAGATGGAAATCGGGATCGCTACCACCAGCGGAATGGGCGATGCCTCCAAAATCATGACAGGTGGCAAAGCGAATGAAGCCTCCAACAATGTGGTTTGGGTCAACGGAAAATTCAGTATGGTCAAATTTGATGTCGGGATGCAGCAGGTTGCCGTTGGCAAATATACCTCGGGTGAAAATGCACCTTATGAATATGCCCATACCTACAAGCACACACTCATCAATGCTTCCGTCATGATGGATTTCGGAATGGTCAAACCCTATGTGGGATACCAGTCCGCAAGTGGTGACAAAGCAAGAGCCATTGTGACCGCAGGTACGCTGGACGCACTTCCCGGTCAACTCAGGGCAGGTCTCGGAGCCAGTGTGGATAGTGCCGTTAAAGCCGGTTATAAAACTCTGCTGGTTGCCGCTGGTATGAGTTCCACCAAGGCCGATGAATTCATTGCCGCAGATTCAGCTTTTTCTGAGGCCGCGATCACTGCCGCTCTGGAAGCTGATGGAAAAAGTGCTGCGTTAGCCGCCGCTTCCGCGAATGCAATTTACAATAATGCCGCGGCCGCAAGTCTGAAAGATGTGACCCCCAGTGCCGCTGTTTCCGCCAATACTACAGCCCAGTTGAGCTCAACCGGTATCGGTAATTTCAAGAACCTTGAAGTGTCCGCCAATGAAGATCTGGCTTTTGAAGGAAATATCATCACAGCCGGATTGATTCTGGACTTCAATGACAATGGTGCTTTAGGAATC
It contains:
- a CDS encoding response regulator; translated protein: MNLVKSRLKQAGWLLAFVLWISPWVQAAEPVRVNEDFVSQSMGKSLDILVDPDHSETIQKFLKFPELTEKFQPSSTDSPGFGFASAAHWVRFSIINTGAHDMELFLENGYPLIDSIELYTLSGYGDVDVRKTGDHYPFYMRDISHRDFIFSLKVPSGKQKDYYMRFKTTGSVNIELNLRSAKGLAEKVSREQLALGIYYGSMIVMIVYNLFVFLTVKDRNYLFYVLYIMGYALLQGIYNGLAFQYLWPEQIWWGNHSFPFFLCFTWFWMLQFSRSFLQSARFTPNLNKISIGLMGLLAVELILSLTLPYELIIRPLVLTALLTSAVILINGILCLFRQYRPARYFMIAWTSLLIGIALTILKNFGLLPHNFVTEYGIQIGSMLEVVLLSLALADRISVIKQENDKTQAALLKQEQMARQATKENEERFRRLIDTAFDGILIHEKGVVLEANPGSAKLLGYKLEEFKGMTVIELIHPKFQEIARNKMYTDTDSSYELLGIRKNKTTFYAEIVVSAQIYQGKPVRVVGLRDITPRKESEFALKQANAMKDEFLANTSHELRTPLNGIIGIADSLLEGTAGRISEQVRENLEMIVTSGKRLSNLINDILDFSKMRHHDLELKLQPVDLFSMLTMIQMLMKPLMRNKSVLILNQIPPDFPFLMADENRLQQILLNLLGNALKFTHQGEITLHAEQRDGRARISITDTGIGIASEKLEVIFHSFEQADGSVSREYGGTGLGLAITRKLVELHGGTIEVSSTLGIGTTFTFDLEISDMRESQESAKTRDALLELSRIRNSFDTDTQAQSRENSGYSVTRSISPKNAVGSIMIVDDEPVNLQVLNNYLSASNYHVIQANDGIHALELMEKERPDLILLDLMMPRMSGYEVCQKLRQDYSATELPVIMLTAKSQINDLLQGLKDGANDYLIKPFNREELLARISTHLSLSRTSNAFNRFVPHKFLEHLHKDSIVDVRLGDNVMENMSILFSDIRSFTTLSETMTPRDTFRFINAYLSQMEPVITSNGGFIDKYIGDAIMALFSGNAQNAVDAGIQMLQRLEIYNEVRRESGYSGIKIGIGINTGDLMLGTIGSKNRMDGTVISDAVNSASRLEGLTKTYGVPLLMSEDTLLQLPQPEIYRIRLIDRVQFKGKEKPTAVYEVFDADHQELRDRKTLNLSSFEEARSLYESGRFIEAAKLYEDYLIQVPEDRCAGIHLKRCQHYQQVGVVSDWQGVTSFEDK
- the rfbC gene encoding dTDP-4-dehydrorhamnose 3,5-epimerase — translated: MRFIETPLKGAFVIEPVVHQDHRGFFTETYKEPLFREHGLTAVFIQDNHARSEQPGVLRGLHYQEPPHAQTKFIRALRGSIFDVIVDIRKGSQTYGQHFSIELSDKNFKMLWVPVGFAHGYCTLELGTEVAYKVDSLYAPKQEGGIIWNDPDLGIQWPVEQPVLSDKDGKMPQLKNFDSPFSCHSSEV
- a CDS encoding DUF4160 domain-containing protein, translated to MPEISRFLGIIIRMYIREHAPAHFHAEYGEYEITVEIDTGIVTGKFPRRALNAVLEWYLLHQTELKANWNAALERKPLSPIEPLE
- a CDS encoding MipA/OmpV family protein — encoded protein: MIPPFPVILLKSDIGFRKSFSGKFPHADISLLITAGIILWLMLFPLAHRTASAFEQPMIEAGMGYFEGYSPHYLGSNHYHFASFPFPVLVVRLDRLQAGDNTRLFLFENDNLLLDISLDGRLPVDSDPVDAGQPKGAERQDSMLFRNTNYTRRGMPNLPVAGFAGLKLKWYMNEWLYVKIPFVTGVTLGNGFLPVGNTMAPEISLDLFGRHSSNMLKFSVSSTLADSSYMNYYYQVSPQYALPDRPVFKPEPGLVDITWELIAGMKLKPFLWIGGVLYLHDMRNSRVLDSPLVVAPISHSVGVGLTFHFWQSDIMVYSWK
- the gloB gene encoding hydroxyacylglutathione hydrolase, encoding MKVIPISCLHDNYSYLIICPTTGQTAVVDPSEAVPVLEQLKSLNLTLHVILNTHHHWDHVDGNPRLTKEFPGIPVYAHVSDKERLPQQTVFLEEGDTVQIGELKARVIHNPGHTTGAISYYFEHGVFTGDTLFGGGCGRLFEGSPETMYHSLNEKLGKLPESTPVFCGHEYTENNLRFAASIEPGNTTLQQRLQQVHQLRAKGQMTVPSTLGEEKATNPFLRCDSQEIQQYVRKKTPACDLTPVEVFRVIRELKNHW
- a CDS encoding DUF2442 domain-containing protein, which encodes MFIHVTQAKYIDEYKVWLSFNDGVDGSIDLSEELDGEIFEPLKEKSYFKTFVLEGHTLSWSNGADFAPEFLREKII